A portion of the Phocoena sinus isolate mPhoSin1 chromosome 9, mPhoSin1.pri, whole genome shotgun sequence genome contains these proteins:
- the RARRES2 gene encoding retinoic acid receptor responder protein 2 — MWQLLLPLALWPGVMGLGRDELTAAQHRGLQVALEEFHKHPPVQWAFRETSVDSAMDTPFPAGTFVRLEFKLQQTNCRKKDWKKAECKVKPSGRKRKCLACIKLDPEDKVLGRMVHCPIETQVQRELQELQERQEAQCRRAERAGEDPHGHYFPGQFAFFKALPPS, encoded by the exons ATGTGGCAGCTGCTGCTCCCACTGGCCCTGTGGCCGGGCGTGATGGGCTTGGGCAGGGATGAGCTCACGGCGGCCCAGCACCGGGGCCTGCAGGTGGCCCTGGAGGAGTTCCACAAGCACCCGCCCGTGCAGTGGGCCTTCCGGGAGACCAGTGTGGACAGTGCCATGGACACG CCCTTCCCGGCCGGGACCTTTGTGAGGCTGGAGTTTAAGCTCCAGCAGACGAACTGCCGGAAGAAGGACTGGAAGAAAGCTGAGTGCAAGGTCAAGCCCAGCGGG AGAAAGCGGAAATGCCTGGCCTGCATCAAGCTGGACCCTGAAGATAAAGTCCTGGGCCGGATGGTCCACTGCCCCATAGAAACACAGGTTCAACGG gagctgcaggagctgcaggAGCGCCAGGAGGCCCAGTGCAGGAGGGCGGAGCGCGCCGGCGAGGACCCTCACGGCCACTACTTCCCCGGGCAGTTCGCCTTCTTCAAAGCCTTGCCCCCCAGCTGA
- the LRRC61 gene encoding leucine-rich repeat-containing protein 61 has product MEPWGEKSGEADGVRVTPQLLKARSGEFALESILLLKLQGLGLVDLGCLGECLGLEWLDLSGNALTQLGPLASLRQLAVLNVANNRLTGLEPLAACENLQSLNAAGNLLAGPGQLQCLAALPGLERLRLRDPSARLSNPLCASPSYWASVRELLPGLKVIDGERVSGRGSDFYQLCRDLDSSLRPGSSSGPRAVEAQPWVEPGYWESWPTRSSSILEEACRQFQDTLQECHDLDRQARDSLAQAEQALSPARATSFVF; this is encoded by the coding sequence GAGCCTTGGGGTGAGAAGTCGGGAGAGGCCGACGGGGTGCGCGTCACCCCTCAGCTGCTCAAGGCGCGCTCAGGTGAGTTCGCCCTGGAGTCCATCCTGCTGCTGAagctgcagggcctggggctggtgGACCTGGGCTGCCTGGGGGAGTGCTTGGGCCTCGAGTGGCTGGACCTTTCGGGCAACGCGCTCACCCAGCTGGGCCCGCTGGCCTCCCTGCGCCAGCTGGCCGTGCTCAACGTGGCCAACAACCGGCTGACGGGGCTGGAGCCCCTGGCTGCCTGTGAGAACCTGCAGAGTCTCAACGCCGCGGGCAACCTGCTGGCTGGCCCCGGGCAGCTGCAGTGTCTGGCGGCGCTGCCCGGCCTGGAGCGCCTGCGGCTCCGCGACCCCTCGGCCCGGCTCAGCAACCCGCTGTGCGCCAGCCCCTCCTACTGGGCCTCGGTCCGAGAGCTGCTGCCCGGCCTGAAGGTCATCGACGGTGAGCGCGTGAGCGGGCGCGGCAGTGACTTCTACCAGCTGTGCCGGGACCTGGACAGTTCCTTGCGCCCCGGCTCCAGCTCCGGCCCGCGAGCCGTGGAGGCCCAGCCCTGGGTGGAGCCCGGCTACTGGGAGTCTTGGCCCACGCGCAGCAGCTCCATCCTGGAGGAGGCCTGCCGCCAGTTCCAGGACACGCTGCAGGAGTGCCACGACCTGGACCGCCAGGCCAGGGACAGCCTGGCCCAGGCCGAGCAGGCGCTCAGCCCTGCCCGCGCCACCTCCTTTGTCTTTTGA